The nucleotide sequence TCAATGACTCCGAAGAGCCGGGGCTCCTGGCCCCGCCCCCGCCATCCTCTTCTCCGCCTCCCATTGGACGCGGGCCGAgaaggcagggccttgctcctcGCTCGGATTGGCTGGCAGGGAATCAGTATCAATGTTTAAGCGGCGGCGTGAGGTGAATAGAGTCAGTCAGCAAGAGACGCTGGGGAGAGAGCAGGGATCGCGAGCCCGGCGGATGCGGCAGCGGCGGAAGGCGGCTGGGGAGACGCTACTCCAACTGTTGAATTGAATTTTCACCTTTCCTTTCATCCGCTGATTTGCTTGCGGAGATGGATTTATTTGCTTTGAAATCTGCGTATCTTTCTCAGACTGTGGGGTGATCCCGGCAGACACCAGACTGAAAGAGACCACCCGTGACAGAAAAGgaggaattaaaaaacaaaaaaaaacaaaaaaaacaacaaaaaaaacctccacAACAGACTGCACAATTAACTGTACACACCGATGTTGGACTTTGCGAATAGAAAAAATTGAGAGGAAAATCTTGAACTATGATGCGAGGCTAAGCTGGGAACAATTACTGGAAAcctgattttgtttttccttttccaagactCTGAAAAATTTCGGGGTACCTCTCGCCTAACCAAGaggaaaggtttaaaaaaaaacaaactaaataaacCAATACACCTAGCAAAGCAGACGCCTTGTTTTCCAGAACCTCGGACTCGGCAGAAAGAGGTAGAGTAAAAGTGCTGCTAGATTCAGCTtcaccttcctccctccatccctttctcttgcattttctttttccccaaaaaCATGAATCTGGTTTTTCTTTCTATAGACTGAGTCAGAGAAAGCGTTAGGAAGAAGCCGCAACTAATGTCTGTGAAGGGAGGACCATCAGGCGAGAGTGAATACGATTCGTTCCGCTGCCTCTGACTCATCCGGCAGATCGGAACACCTGCATTTCTGGATGTGTCATTCCCGTATGTCGAGGCGCCTCCAGAACCCGAAATAATGTGTAGACAGACCTGTGTCTAACATCCCCTCGGAGGGAGCTCCCCGGAGTAGGCGCCCCTGGCTGGACCGCCGCGGCCGCAGCTCTGCACCCCCTGCCCTCCCTGAGTCGCCCAGAAAGACTGAAAGAGAGACTGCAGAATGCATCACGCCAAACCTTGATGTGTTGCTTTCATCCAGCCCACTCCTCCTACTATAAGagaaaattgaaggaaaaaaaaaaaaaaccacgtaCTTTATTTGCTTCAAATATTCTTCACTTTTATTCCTCGCCAAGGTTTTCTTTTCTAGATGAAGAGGACTGGGAGGCAGGGCTATTGGAAGGAGATgctgaatagaaagaaaagagaggcacTTGACAGCCCAGCCCTGTGAATGCAGAGACTGTTTCCCTTCTAGCCAGAGACAGGGAGAGTGTGTGTGCAAGGACTGGGAGGGAGGCTCCCCTTCCTTTTTATTcggcctccccactccccctttAAATCTGCACGTCCAACCATGAGTTGCCTGTTGATTTCCCTTCGCCTGGGAAGAAAGGCAAACTGGAATTAAACTGCTTGGAGAGAAGTCCTTGCTCGCGGGGAGAGGATGGGATGGTAGCGGAGGCTACTGATTGGCGTAGAGAAATCGGAGAGTGTGTTCTACGAACAGAGGCGAAGATTTATCCCTCTATTTCCCCCCTCCCAATAGACTCACACAGCAAATGCTGATCAGGCTGTGGCTTTCTTGATTTCGGGGGAGAGCCTTTTccgaggaagagagggaggagcctGGTGGGGAGAGGAAACTACAAATCGGGACACTAGTTCTTTACGCTgcatttcctcccctccctttgGCTGCtcggaaaggagagagaggaaaaaaaaaatacgctTGGCTGGGAGATGCAgtccgccgccgccgctgcctcaGCCAGCAACGCAAGATTAGATCTCTAAATGCAGCAAAACACTGCCTGAAAACAGACCGGCCCGCGCAGCAAGCAGACATTTCACGGTGCGCTGGGGAAGCTTCAAAATATATCTGTGACTCTGTCTTCGTTGCTCTTCATCCCCATCAATTTCATCACGGGAGGCGAGCAGCAAGTAAGAATTTCACTTTCGGATCTGCCTAGAGACAcacctccctgctccctcccccaCTCGATGTAAAGAGTATTCCGGAGTCTCTGGGCGGGAGTAGATTTGCAGCACCCTAGCGGGAGCGAGGAAAACCTACGGATTCTTTAGCTCATTATCATCTCTCCCAGACGAGATTTCCTTCTTATCGCCTGCCTCATCGCTCAAGTTTGAGCCTCCCGAAGTCCAGGCGGGAGAGACGAAACCCCTGGCTCACCCCCAGCTGCAGGAAGCCGCCGCCTTGCTCCAAGCCCCTGCAGCTCTGCTGCACCGCAGATTCTCACCCAGTGCGGATGCTGTAGATCAACAGGTTCAGGGAACTTGAGCAGAATAAGGAGAGACCACCGGGTGCCGCAGCTCGGGTGCAGAGGGAAAAAAGGACCCATAGACTTGTGGCTCGCGTCGCGCGCGCACGCTGCGCCAGGGCTCCAGGCTGGCGCGCACTCCCTCTCTGGCTCCTCCAGTCCGGCTGCTCCTGCCCCCACCTTACAGGTCTGGGATGTACCTTTCCATCTGTTGCTGCTTTCTTCTATGGGCCCCTGCCCTCACTCTCAAGAACCTCAACTACTCCGTGCCGGAGGAGCAAGGGGCTGGCACGGTGATCGGGAACATCGGCAGGGATGCTCGACTGCAGCCTGGGCTTCCGCCGGCAGAGCGCGGCGGCGGAGGGCGCAGCAAGTCGGGTAGCTACCGGGTGCTGGAGAACTCCGCACCGCACCTGCTGGACGTGGACGCAGACAGCGGGCTCCTCTACACCAAGCAGCGCATCGACCGCGAGTCCCTGTGCCGCCACAATGCCAAGTGCCAGCTGTCCCTCGAGGTGTTCGCCAACGACAAGGAGATCTGCATGATCAAGGTAGAGATCCAGGATATCAACGACAACGCGCCCTCCTTCTCCTCGGACCAGATCGAAATGGACATCTCGGAGAACGCTGCTCCGGGAACCCGCTTCCCCCTCACCAGCGCACATGACCCCGACGCCGGCGAGAATGGGCTCCGCACCTACCTGCTCACGCGCGACGATCACGGCCTCTTTGGACTGGACGTTAAGACCCGCGGCGACGGCACCAAGTTCCCAGAACTGGTCATCCAGAAGGCTCTGGACCGCGAGCAACAGAATCACCATACGCTCGTGCTGACTGCCCTGGACGGTGGCGAGCCTCCACGTTCCGCCACCGTACAGATCAACGTGAAGGTGATTGACTCCAACGACAACAGCCCGGTCTTCGAGGCGCCATCCTACTTGGTGGAACTGCCCGAGAACGCTCCGCTGGGTACAGTGGTCATCGATCTGAACGCCACCGACGCCGATGAGGGTCCCAATGGTGAAGTGCTCTACTCTTTCAGCAGCTACGTGCCTGACCGCGTGCGGGAGCTCTTCTCCATCGATCCCAAGACCGGCCTAATCCGTGTGAAGGGCAATCTGGACTATGAGGAAAACGGGATGCTGGAGATTGACGTGCAGGCCCGAGACCTGGGGCCTAACCCTATCCCAGCCCACTGCAAAGTCACGGTCAAGCTCATCGACCGCAACGACAATGCGCCGTCCATCGGTTTCGTCTCCGTGCGCCAGGGGGCGCTGAGCGAGGCCGCCCCTCCCGGCACCGTCATCGCCCTGGTGCGGGTCACTGACCGGGACTCTGGCAAGAACGGGCAGCTGCAGTGTCGGGTCCTGGGCGGAGGAGGGACGGGCGGCGGCGGGGGCCTGGGCGGGCCCGGGGGTTCCGTCCCCTTCAAGCTTGAGGAGAACTACGACAACTTCTACACGGTGGTAACTGACCGCCCGCTGGACCGCGAGACACAAGACGAGTACAACGTGACCATCGTGGCGCGGGACGGGGGCTCTCCTCCCCTCAACTCCACCAAGTCGTTCGCGGTCAAGATTCTAGACGAGAACGACAACCCGCCTCGGTTCACCAAAGGGCTCTACGTGCTTCAGGTGCACGAGAACAACATCCCGGGAGAGTACCTGGGCTCTGTGCTCGCCCAGGATCCCGACTTGGGCCAGAACGGCACCGTATCCTACTCTATCCTGCCCTCGCACATCGGCGACGTGTCTATCTACACCTATGTGTCTGTGAATCCCACGAACGGGGCCATCTACGCGCTGCGCTCCTTTAACTTCGAGCAGACCAAGGCTTTTGAGTTCAAGGTGCTTGCTAAGGACTCGGGGGCGCCCGCGCACTTGGAGAGCAACGCCACGGTGAGGGTGACAGTGCTAGACGTGAATGACAACGCGCCAGTGATCGTGCTCCCCACGCTGCAGAACGACACCGCGGAGCTGCAGGTGCCGCGCAACGCTGGCCTGGGCTATCTGGTGAGCACCGTGCGCGCCCTAGACAGCGACTTCGGCGAGAGCGGGCGCCTCACCTATGAGATCGTGGACGGCAACGACGACCACCTGTTTGAGATCGATCCGTCCAGCGGCGAGATCCGCACGCTGCACCCCTTCTGGGAGGACGTGACGCCCGTGGTGGAGCTGGTGGTGAAGGTGACCGACCACGGCAAGCCCACCCTGTCCGCTGTGGCCAAGCTCATCATCCGCTCGGTGAGCGGATCCCTTCCCGAGGGGGTACCACGGGTGAATGGCGAGCAGCACCACTGGGACATGTCGCTGCCGCTCATCGTGACTCTGAGCACTATCTCCATCATCCTCCTAGCGGCCATGATCACCATCGCCGTCAAGTGCAAGCGCGAGAACAAGGAGATCCGCACTTACAACTGCCGCATCGCCGAGTACAGCCACCCGCAGCTGGGCGGGGGCAAGGGCAAGAAGAAGAAGATCAACAAAAATGATATCATGCTGGTGCAGAGCGAAGTGGAGGAGAGGAACGCCATGAACGTCATGAACGTGGTGAGCAGCCCCTCCCTGGCCACCTCCCCCATGTACTTCGACTACCAGACCCGCCTGCCCCTCAGCTCGCCCCGGTCGGAGGTGATGTATCTCAAACCGGCCTCCAACAACCTGACTGTCCCTCAGGGGCACGCAGGCTGCCACACCAGCTTCACCGGACAAGGGACTAATGCAAGCGAGACCCCTACCACTCGGATGTCCATAATTCAGGTAGGAGACTTTTAGCATAACTGGGAGTTCACTTTATTGCTGGTTTTGGAGCTGTCCTGAAACCTTTGGAACAGGGCAAGCCACTCTGCCAGCAGCagtgagaaggggaaaaaaaattaaatgaaaacggTTTACACTTCTGACACTGTGTATACATCATATTCTACACATAATCCCTCCCATGTGAATAGTCTAAACTCTACCAAACGTAAATATCTtactgtttcattttaaaatttatttttataggtttAAAAATGTTAGCAGTGTTCAATAATAAtagcttattttacttacttttatttgttggtttacatttcttttcataaaaaGGAATTCccagagcagaaaaaaatgttttagttaaTTGTCTTGAAAATactttaattctgtttttttaaatgatgccaaaaattaaagaaacttaTACCCAAGTATTAAGAAGTCAACTTCTTTAAGGACAGAATAACAACCAGTCAGAATTTCAGAGTTCATTCAATTTGAACTAACTTTTCACCCTTAAAAAGTCAGCTTTATATTTTAAAGGTGGTTTAAATAACATGAATCTCACTTATTCTTCATCATTCCATTATGCTAAAACTCCAGCATAATGCATTAATACAGCTTAAGCTTTTCAAATGTGAGTTATACTCTGAAGCACTTTGAAAAGTTTGAATACATGCAGGCTCTGCATAATGACTAATAACTATCTATGAAaagtttgtatttgttttgtccTGTGGTTATCGTGATCTGTTTCTTGGAGTCACTGAGGAATGAAAGGAATATAGCAGAGGACCAGAGGCTCATTTTGCGCTACTGAAAAAAGGAGGCAAAGTTACACTGAAGACACTTGATGTGCCAAAATGAATTCATGATGCATTTAGTTTGCAAAGTGTGTATTTTAAGTATATCTAAgtgatatttaatatatattagataGTATGACTCAAAGTTATTGATAATACCACAAAACTAAATGACCGACCCAGCTTGGACATAGATTCTAACAGCAGCAAGTGACTATACCATGTCTAGTCATTGTCTTGTTTCTTTTACCCACTATTGAGTTGTGTCACAGAAAAACTTAATTCTTGCTTATTATAATTGTATGTTGCAACAAATTACTCTGGATGAGCAGTATGTGGAATTCAAAATTGAGCTTAACTGAAAGTGACATCTCGAGATGAAGATTAGTTTGGGCCAAGTGTTCATAATTTTATGCtttgaaaagcaaataacttTTGATGACACTTGACTCAATAATGCTTTTATTGTTAAAATGGAGCAGTAATATTTCATAATCTTATTCTTTCTAACATAATAAGTATACCAAATACTAATAATtagcaaaatatattttcctataatAGTATAATGTCCTTGTAAAATAATCTCACACTTGACActactaaatattaaaatatcaattataGTATTAAATCTCACTTCTAATAGTGTTTACTGTACATCAGTAATCATAATTTTTTAAGGTctatataaaactgaaaaagaaattctccactttaaaaaaatgtggtttctATGAAAGTATTTCTGTGACTGTATAAAACTGGTATTTATGATAATCAATACGTATTTAGAAGGAAATATTAAAACACATATTTAAAGATTTGCTACAGTCAttttataaatacacatatgtTAAAtgcctttctttatatttttatcattgaCAATTACAAAGATGTCACAGAGGGTTAATGCTTAGTCTTCCATTTAAAGTGCTGTGAGTTGAATTTTCATTTAGTTTCCAGTAAAAATGAAGGTGGTGCAGAATTTTCAACAAGCCTGATTCCTTGGTTAGACTAGTGGGGAACAATCTTGGATTGAAATATCCACAGGTTTTGAGAGATAGTGATACCTGTAGTATATTGCACCATGCTGTTCTTGAAGGTGGTCATTGCTTAAGGAGGAATAGGATAATGATTCCTCTCATTGACAGTAAAACTCAAGCTAAAGCaaatacacacgtgcacacacacacacagaatgcaaAGGGAAAACTTTTTTAACattccgtttcttctagattcttAATTCATGCCATAAAGACACaaactatgtttttgttttaagtccTTGAAATGTTTTGCACAGTGGCTAATTTTCCCATATTGTTTCTGCCCTAGAAATATCCTCAACATGCATTGTTTAAAcgtttttttaattcagtttttgtAATCCTCTAAAGGATGCTTTGTAAGTTCTTAATATGTTAATTCTCTTTCAAATATATCAGGTTTATCTCAATATTAATTATGGGGAGCAGAGTAAATTAACTACAgggacagtctttttttttttttaactagtgtGTCGCAAACACACTGTGCTAAAGTGACATGCTTAAATTAAAGCATTTAGGTATCCCATAATCTTGTTTCAGGTGCTTTTAttagtgtatatatgtaatacagCATCCTAAGGAAACACACTATTAATCTCACGTGTATTTCTGAAGGTAGAATTTTAATCCACAGAGTGCACTTAGCCTAACTGCTACTAGGTCTGgttcatctttattttatagcATCTGTGTTCTGTTTGGAAGTACAATGTATTCTACTGATGGAATGAAAAGAATTTCATAATTGTGTTGAGATACACTGGTACAGTGTGGTGATATGAAATTTAGGAACTTTATGATTTATGAGGCTCACGTTATAGCTAAAGTTAAGATTTAAGTATCAAAGCATTTTGTGTGGGTCAAAGGGCCTAAAATGTTAAGGTTAACGCCTGTAGGTTCTCCTTGGGCATAGGAGTACTTTTACTGAGTATGGATGCTAAGCATTCATATAAGCTGATACAGAAAGAGTGGTGTTTGCGAGAAGAGATTTGATTTCAGGTGTTTTTCAAGTTCCTcagaaaaattaaagtataaagtGTTTAAACAATAGATTAGCAACTACCCACAATAGTGTGAATCATAATAAAACACagttataattaaatatttaagtctttttaa is from Pongo abelii isolate AG06213 chromosome 14, NHGRI_mPonAbe1-v2.0_pri, whole genome shotgun sequence and encodes:
- the PCDH17 gene encoding protocadherin-17 isoform X1, with protein sequence MYLSICCCFLLWAPALTLKNLNYSVPEEQGAGTVIGNIGRDARLQPGLPPAERGGGGRSKSGSYRVLENSAPHLLDVDADSGLLYTKQRIDRESLCRHNAKCQLSLEVFANDKEICMIKVEIQDINDNAPSFSSDQIEMDISENAAPGTRFPLTSAHDPDAGENGLRTYLLTRDDHGLFGLDVKTRGDGTKFPELVIQKALDREQQNHHTLVLTALDGGEPPRSATVQINVKVIDSNDNSPVFEAPSYLVELPENAPLGTVVIDLNATDADEGPNGEVLYSFSSYVPDRVRELFSIDPKTGLIRVKGNLDYEENGMLEIDVQARDLGPNPIPAHCKVTVKLIDRNDNAPSIGFVSVRQGALSEAAPPGTVIALVRVTDRDSGKNGQLQCRVLGGGGTGGGGGLGGPGGSVPFKLEENYDNFYTVVTDRPLDRETQDEYNVTIVARDGGSPPLNSTKSFAVKILDENDNPPRFTKGLYVLQVHENNIPGEYLGSVLAQDPDLGQNGTVSYSILPSHIGDVSIYTYVSVNPTNGAIYALRSFNFEQTKAFEFKVLAKDSGAPAHLESNATVRVTVLDVNDNAPVIVLPTLQNDTAELQVPRNAGLGYLVSTVRALDSDFGESGRLTYEIVDGNDDHLFEIDPSSGEIRTLHPFWEDVTPVVELVVKVTDHGKPTLSAVAKLIIRSVSGSLPEGVPRVNGEQHHWDMSLPLIVTLSTISIILLAAMITIAVKCKRENKEIRTYNCRIAEYSHPQLGGGKGKKKKINKNDIMLVQSEVEERNAMNVMNVVSSPSLATSPMYFDYQTRLPLSSPRSEVMYLKPASNNLTVPQGHAGCHTSFTGQGTNASETPTTRMSIIQTDNFPAEPNYMGSRQQFVQSSSTFKDPERASLRDSGHGDSDQADSDQDTNKGSCCDMSVREALKMKTTSTKSQPLEQEPEECVNCTDECRVLGHSDRCWMPQFPAANQAENADYRTNLFVPTVEANVETETYETVNPTGKKTFCTFGKDKREHTILIANVKPYLKAKRALSPLLQEVPSASSSPTKACIEPCTSTKGSLDGCEAKPGALAEASSQYLPTDSQYLSPSKQPRDPAFMASDQMARVFADVHSRASRDSSEMGAVLEQLDHPNRDLGRESVDAEEVVREIDKLLQDCRGNDPVAVRK
- the PCDH17 gene encoding protocadherin-17 isoform X4, with product MYLSICCCFLLWAPALTLKNLNYSVPEEQGAGTVIGNIGRDARLQPGLPPAERGGGGRSKSGSYRVLENSAPHLLDVDADSGLLYTKQRIDRESLCRHNAKCQLSLEVFANDKEICMIKVEIQDINDNAPSFSSDQIEMDISENAAPGTRFPLTSAHDPDAGENGLRTYLLTRDDHGLFGLDVKTRGDGTKFPELVIQKALDREQQNHHTLVLTALDGGEPPRSATVQINVKVIDSNDNSPVFEAPSYLVELPENAPLGTVVIDLNATDADEGPNGEVLYSFSSYVPDRVRELFSIDPKTGLIRVKGNLDYEENGMLEIDVQARDLGPNPIPAHCKVTVKLIDRNDNAPSIGFVSVRQGALSEAAPPGTVIALVRVTDRDSGKNGQLQCRVLGGGGTGGGGGLGGPGGSVPFKLEENYDNFYTVVTDRPLDRETQDEYNVTIVARDGGSPPLNSTKSFAVKILDENDNPPRFTKGLYVLQVHENNIPGEYLGSVLAQDPDLGQNGTVSYSILPSHIGDVSIYTYVSVNPTNGAIYALRSFNFEQTKAFEFKVLAKDSGAPAHLESNATVRVTVLDVNDNAPVIVLPTLQNDTAELQVPRNAGLGYLVSTVRALDSDFGESGRLTYEIVDGNDDHLFEIDPSSGEIRTLHPFWEDVTPVVELVVKVTDHGKPTLSAVAKLIIRSVSGSLPEGVPRVNGEQHHWDMSLPLIVTLSTISIILLAAMITIAVKCKRENKEIRTYNCRIAEYSHPQLGGGKGKKKKINKNDIMLVQSEVEERNAMNVMNVTDNFPAEPNYMGSRQQFVQSSTFKDPERASLRDSGHGDSDQADSDQDTNKGSCCDMSVREALKMKTTSTKSQPLEQEPEECVNCTDECRVLGHSDRCWMPQFPAANQAENADYRTNLFVPTVEANVETETYETVNPTGKKTFCTFGKDKREHTILIANVKPYLKAKRALSPLLQEVPSASSSPTKACIEPCTSTKGSLDGCEAKPGALAEASSQYLPTDSQYLSPSKQPRDPAFMASDQMARVFADVHSRASRDSSEMGAVLEQLDHPNRDLGRESVDAEEVVREIDKLLQDCRGNDPVAVRK
- the PCDH17 gene encoding protocadherin-17 isoform X2, encoding MYLSICCCFLLWAPALTLKNLNYSVPEEQGAGTVIGNIGRDARLQPGLPPAERGGGGRSKSGSYRVLENSAPHLLDVDADSGLLYTKQRIDRESLCRHNAKCQLSLEVFANDKEICMIKVEIQDINDNAPSFSSDQIEMDISENAAPGTRFPLTSAHDPDAGENGLRTYLLTRDDHGLFGLDVKTRGDGTKFPELVIQKALDREQQNHHTLVLTALDGGEPPRSATVQINVKVIDSNDNSPVFEAPSYLVELPENAPLGTVVIDLNATDADEGPNGEVLYSFSSYVPDRVRELFSIDPKTGLIRVKGNLDYEENGMLEIDVQARDLGPNPIPAHCKVTVKLIDRNDNAPSIGFVSVRQGALSEAAPPGTVIALVRVTDRDSGKNGQLQCRVLGGGGTGGGGGLGGPGGSVPFKLEENYDNFYTVVTDRPLDRETQDEYNVTIVARDGGSPPLNSTKSFAVKILDENDNPPRFTKGLYVLQVHENNIPGEYLGSVLAQDPDLGQNGTVSYSILPSHIGDVSIYTYVSVNPTNGAIYALRSFNFEQTKAFEFKVLAKDSGAPAHLESNATVRVTVLDVNDNAPVIVLPTLQNDTAELQVPRNAGLGYLVSTVRALDSDFGESGRLTYEIVDGNDDHLFEIDPSSGEIRTLHPFWEDVTPVVELVVKVTDHGKPTLSAVAKLIIRSVSGSLPEGVPRVNGEQHHWDMSLPLIVTLSTISIILLAAMITIAVKCKRENKEIRTYNCRIAEYSHPQLGGGKGKKKKINKNDIMLVQSEVEERNAMNVMNVVSSPSLATSPMYFDYQTRLPLSSPRSEVMYLKPASNNLTVPQGHAGCHTSFTGQGTNASETPTTRMSIIQTDNFPAEPNYMGSRQQFVQSSTFKDPERASLRDSGHGDSDQADSDQDTNKGSCCDMSVREALKMKTTSTKSQPLEQEPEECVNCTDECRVLGHSDRCWMPQFPAANQAENADYRTNLFVPTVEANVETETYETVNPTGKKTFCTFGKDKREHTILIANVKPYLKAKRALSPLLQEVPSASSSPTKACIEPCTSTKGSLDGCEAKPGALAEASSQYLPTDSQYLSPSKQPRDPAFMASDQMARVFADVHSRASRDSSEMGAVLEQLDHPNRDLGRESVDAEEVVREIDKLLQDCRGNDPVAVRK
- the PCDH17 gene encoding protocadherin-17 isoform X3, with product MYLSICCCFLLWAPALTLKNLNYSVPEEQGAGTVIGNIGRDARLQPGLPPAERGGGGRSKSGSYRVLENSAPHLLDVDADSGLLYTKQRIDRESLCRHNAKCQLSLEVFANDKEICMIKVEIQDINDNAPSFSSDQIEMDISENAAPGTRFPLTSAHDPDAGENGLRTYLLTRDDHGLFGLDVKTRGDGTKFPELVIQKALDREQQNHHTLVLTALDGGEPPRSATVQINVKVIDSNDNSPVFEAPSYLVELPENAPLGTVVIDLNATDADEGPNGEVLYSFSSYVPDRVRELFSIDPKTGLIRVKGNLDYEENGMLEIDVQARDLGPNPIPAHCKVTVKLIDRNDNAPSIGFVSVRQGALSEAAPPGTVIALVRVTDRDSGKNGQLQCRVLGGGGTGGGGGLGGPGGSVPFKLEENYDNFYTVVTDRPLDRETQDEYNVTIVARDGGSPPLNSTKSFAVKILDENDNPPRFTKGLYVLQVHENNIPGEYLGSVLAQDPDLGQNGTVSYSILPSHIGDVSIYTYVSVNPTNGAIYALRSFNFEQTKAFEFKVLAKDSGAPAHLESNATVRVTVLDVNDNAPVIVLPTLQNDTAELQVPRNAGLGYLVSTVRALDSDFGESGRLTYEIVDGNDDHLFEIDPSSGEIRTLHPFWEDVTPVVELVVKVTDHGKPTLSAVAKLIIRSVSGSLPEGVPRVNGEQHHWDMSLPLIVTLSTISIILLAAMITIAVKCKRENKEIRTYNCRIAEYSHPQLGGGKGKKKKINKNDIMLVQSEVEERNAMNVMNVTDNFPAEPNYMGSRQQFVQSSSTFKDPERASLRDSGHGDSDQADSDQDTNKGSCCDMSVREALKMKTTSTKSQPLEQEPEECVNCTDECRVLGHSDRCWMPQFPAANQAENADYRTNLFVPTVEANVETETYETVNPTGKKTFCTFGKDKREHTILIANVKPYLKAKRALSPLLQEVPSASSSPTKACIEPCTSTKGSLDGCEAKPGALAEASSQYLPTDSQYLSPSKQPRDPAFMASDQMARVFADVHSRASRDSSEMGAVLEQLDHPNRDLGRESVDAEEVVREIDKLLQDCRGNDPVAVRK